A part of Pseudoliparis swirei isolate HS2019 ecotype Mariana Trench chromosome 8, NWPU_hadal_v1, whole genome shotgun sequence genomic DNA contains:
- the LOC130197883 gene encoding oxysterol-binding protein-related protein 1 isoform X1, whose amino-acid sequence MFSRNDVSIWSILKKCIGMELSKIAMPVIFNEPLSFLQRLTEYMEHTYLIHQANAATDSVERMKCVAAFAVSAVASQWERTGKPFNPLLGETYELIREDLGFRWVSEQVSHHPPVSAFHAEGLHEDFVFHGSIYPKLKFWGKSIEAEPKGLITLELPRHNEAYTWTNPTCCVHNIIVGQLWIEQYGSVEVINHKTGERCSMMFKPCGLFGKELHKVEGYILDKSKKKLCAIYGKWTECLYTVDHVTFDAHTKSDKKSSDEKKDSKRNSVDEEPEEMPPPDADTVQVIPGSELIWRITPRPDNSARFYAFSTFAMHLNEQDESMEGVTPPTDSRFRPDICAMENGDIDLASSEKKRLEEKQRMARKNRTKSPNDWKTRWFQQGQNPHNKAQDWLYLNGYWERNFTQLPDIY is encoded by the exons ATGTTCTCCAGGAACGACGTCAGCATCTGGAGTATCCTGAAGAAATGCATCGGCATG GAGTTGTCGAAGATTGCCATGCCGGTGATATTTAACGAGCCTCTGAGTTTCCTCCAGCGGCTGACGGAGTACATGGAGCACACCTACCTCATCCATCAGGCCAACGCCGCCACCGACTCCGTGGAGAGGATGAAG TGTGTTGCAGCATTTGCTGTGTCTGCTGTCGCATCGCAGTGGGAGAGGACTGGGAAACCCTTCAACCCACTACTGGGGGAGACCTATGAGCTCATCAG AGAAGATCTGGGCTTCAGGTGGGTGTCGGAGCAAGTGAGCCACCACCCTCCGGTCAGTGCCTTCCACGCCGAGGGCCTCCACGAGGATTTTGTCTTCCATGGCTCCATCTACCCGAAACTCAAGTTTTGGGGGAAGAGCATAGAAGCTGAGCCCAAAGGACTCATCACACTGGAGCTGCCCAG ACATAATGAAGCCTACACCTGGACCAACCCCACCTGCTGCGTCCACAACATCATCGTGGGTCAGCTGTGGATCGAGCAGTACGGCAGCGTGGAAGTGATCAATCACAA GACCGGCGAGAGATGCAGCATGATGTTCAAGCCCTGTGGCCTCTTTGGGAAGGAGCTCCACAAAGTGGAGGGCTACATCCTCGATAAAAG CAAAAAGAAGCTGTGTGCAATATACGGCAAATGGACTGAATGCCTCTACACGGTGGATCACGTGACCTTTGATGCCCACACGAAGAGTGACAAGAAGAGTTCggatgaaaagaaagacagCAAGCGG AATAGTGTGGATGAGGAGCCGGAGGAGATGCCTCCACCCGATGCCGATACCGTCCAGGTCATCCCAGGCAGCGAGCTCATCTGGAGGATAACGCCGCGGCCAGATAACTCAGCCAGG TTCTATGCCTTCTCCACGTTCGCCATGCACCTGAACGAGCAGGACGAGAGCATGGAGGGCGTCACCCCCCCCACCGACAGCCGCTTCAGACCGGACATCTGCGCCATGGAGAACGGAGACATAG ATTTGGCAAGTTCCGAGAAGAAGAGACTCGAGGAAAAACAGAGGATGGCCCGGAAGAATCGCACCAAATCGCCCAACGATTGGAAAACGAG GTGGTTTCAGCAAGGACAAAATCCCCACAACAAAGCTCAGGATTGGCTCTACTTGAACGGCTACTGGGAGAGGAACTTCACTCAGCTGCCGGACATCTACTAA